The stretch of DNA CAGCTGATCTGGTCTGAATCTGCATGAAATAAGCTCTAGGATGCCCGCATTTTGGACAAGGTTCTGAAATGACAAGAATGTCAACAAATTACATGACAaccacaaaaatacaaaaaaacgtaAATCCGAAAGTAATATTTTTATGGAACTTTATCATAATCATAAAGCCATAAAgtacctcacattaaccccaGGCTGTCCATTATGTAAGGAGGTGCATGAAGGGGTTACTTTTAATGTGAGGACCTCCACATGTGCCTCACATCAATAGTAAGTAACCCCATCATGTACCTCACATAgaaaaaacatagaatgtgtcggcagataagaaccatttggcccatctagtctaccCCATGTTGTCCATGATGTGAGGAGGtactcaggggtgcaccaccaatgaggcgaggccATTGCCTCAGGTGGCACCAGGTAGGGACAAGTGGAGGGCAGCGGAAGGAGCCATAGGAAATGGAAGTGCTCACCTCTGcatattcaactgcatcactATTctctgcctgtagcctatcagaggcaagTGTCACCATCATCACACTGCCTGAGCCAGGCCGCATACAGCTCAGGGCATAGACCGGATGGGGTGTGTCCTGCACCGCATCACTGACAGTAGAATGGAGGTAAGTGTATGAGTTTGTTATTATTTGGTAGCATGCTGTTGGGCCACAATTGGCGAGGGGGGCTTATTTTGTAATTGGGGAAGCAGTATGGAGATATTGGGGGCGCCAAAAAGAGgcgtttttgtactggcacacattacctTTAGAGgcatattcattccgtcataatagaagtctatgggctgcaaaacggatctgtcccgtttccgttatgcagggaaggactcccctgcataacggaaacgggacggatctgttttgcagcccatagacttcttctattatgatggaatgaataacagaatgcctctaaaggcattctgttatgcatttcgttatagaattgcgttatggtctgtggtccataacgcaattcatcttttaccaccaaacaaagcgttaacgaatttcataagcggaaatttgctcatctctagttataagggagcattttttgtattggcactCACAAAggcttttttgtactggcacacattgtaaggggggaatttttttactggcaaacataaggggacattttttgttctggtacACAATATAAGGGGGTATTGTTTGCacaggcacacattatagggggaattattactactgatgGCATTATGTTTggttttattactactgggggactacatGGAACATTATTACTagcatgggcactatgggggcattattacttctggggcaaaaagagggacattattactactgttACCACATAGTACACTCTGGCAGAGAAGTATTGGTGAGACTTTTGGGAGGACGGTTACAGTAGAGGGGTACCTTGGTAGGCACTCTTCATCCCTCCTGTGAACTCTGATGTGGTCATCATTAGTACCAGGCGGGAACCTGCTTTCATTGCTGGACCCTATTGTTTGCCATTGATGGTCGCATCAGAGCAGCTGCTGTACTGAGGATGAAACAGCTGCTGCAGGTCCAGGTTCAGCAGGACTTTATGGAGTCCACGATTCTACCCTATACTTGCACTTATTTGTGACTCAATGTGAacaggcagtgatactgaccactcGACCTGAATATTATGGGTTAATACTGAAAACATGATTTGACTTTAACTCTTACCTGCAGTCGAGTCCACGTTTTCCCACGCTGCAGAGCCTCCCAGAACATCATCAACCTCCTTGAGTTTGGTGTATTTTCTGCTGGTTACCTAATAGAAAAAGCACAGCTATGACTACATAAGATTACTGCTGAATGGATGCAGTGACAGCGTGCATGCTATCACTTTACTGTCGCTCCATTCAAATGGCGGGCTCGAGACCACAATTCTTGTGGTAGGACCCCAGCAATCAAACACTTGTGTATTGTATGAGCAGCACCTGAAGAATTGTGTAACGCTATGGATCTCCGAGGATATAAGGAATTTGCTTTTATGACAATCCTTATATCAAAGCTCATTTTAAAGTGAGGTTTTAACAAAATATCTGAAAGGTCAAGCTTGCTGCTTTCGCCTCCTCACATCACTTCAGAAAGCACTTGCCCCGGAGAAAGGGGTGCGGTTATGTCAGTTTTACAGATTGGGGTGCAATTATTAACCTTCACTtagcactgcacctctgctagtgTTGCCTTAAATTCTTAAGAACTTAACATCCAACATCTCACAAATAGGTGATGGGTAGGGATgaacgaacttgtgttttcaagttcggcgtacaaggtttggattatctaagaattccgatacagattccgctaccacagaccataacggaattctattaCAGCATGCATCATGGAAGCCTGCAAGAGGCATTCCATCATAACAGACGTCTATGGCCaggatagacttctattatgacgaaatgCAATACGGAATGCatcttataggcttccgtggtgcatgcagtgatagaattccgttatggtctgtggtagcggaatccataacgggtttCTTGGATAACCCAAACgttgaacttgaaaacacaagtttgctcattcCTAGTGGTGGGGGCTGAGGCAAATTTTGAAACCTAGACGTTTTGATGTCCTCCTAATCAAATGCAGTTACCCCTAAATTATCCCTGAGGCACATATGAAGTGTAAGACACACATGACCCTGCTACTGAGGTAGAAGGGATGCAGGCAGTTCAGAAGTATCCAGTTCTCCAGAAGCATGAGGGCCTAAAGTAGTCACTTATTAGCTTCATGAACAGTTGCTAGGCAACATCAGATCCATAAGCAAGAGCTGACTAAGAAATACAGTAGTTATTGTATGGCTTCTCTAAGACAACAAGGAATTAATATACGACTAGAACTAACGTCCTCATAAGCTCAATACAGAAAAACATAAATAAACCATATACCTTGCGATTAATATTGTGCACATAGGGGCAGGTATTGCAGGCGAACCTGTAGCATTTCTGCCCCTCCTCCACAATCAGCACATTGCCACAGGTTGGGCAGAAGAGCAGCATGTTCTCACACAGCAACCTGACACAAGAACTTCCGCCAATACTTCTTACGTGATCACGTATTTCCGCCAGCAGTCTCAGGTGGTGACGTGTTTCCGCCCGTAGGTCAGCTTGGGGATGTGCTTCTGGTGGAGGCTGTGTATTATGGACAGTTTATCGTAGGAGGTTTCGTGACAGTGGCAGGTTAGTGGGTGTTGTAAATGTGCGTTACTGCACCGTATGGAAAAATCTGAAAGCTCCTCAACAtgtgtattgtgctgcactactTCATGGTAGGCTATAACGTCTCCAGTGGAATTGCTTGCTTCAATGTTTACCATGCTTCTCATAAGACAAGAAGCGTTCTATTGTCAGGAACACTCAGCCAATCAGCCTGCACTGCATTAAAGGGGCATTCTGACTATTCACATGTGCCAGAAATGccctatatttaaaggggttttctgggatttcaggtcatcagtatctgaacggtggtgggtagggatgagcaaacttgtgttttcaggTTTGGCGCGCaacgttcgggttatctaagcatTCCGTCTCCATGGACCGTAAGTTATAGtctgtggtagtggaatccataacggatttCTCAGCTAACTCGAACCTTgtgcgctcatccctagtggtggtctgacacctgggacccccaccaatcagctgtttcagaactgtgaccttctccttgctcaccaagcacagcatcgtacatagtatagcggctatgcttggtatcgcagctcagccccattaaagtgaatgtatgGTGCTTAGTACGCTGCAAGAAGGCAGCTGctgctctcaaacagctgatcggcgagggtcctagatgttggacctccaccgatcagtagtaaaatcccagaaaaccccttcaacCTTAGGGACCCTTTCTGTAGAACGGTGGTCCCACCACGAGGCATAGGATGGTGACTATCAGGGATTTTCTAAGAGTACTTTGACGAACACCACAAGGAACATTTCCACCTGTGTCCTAAGAAAAAGTCTCCAAATCAAGTACATGGCCTATAAGTGGCTGACAAAGGGGGAAAACATGGGCTGTGGCATCCTACATATAGCCATTAAAGGATATACCCATCTCAGAATGCCCTGCACCTCCTTCCACCTGGATGTGGCAGACAGAGGTGGCCAGGACTACAGAAACAGCCAAGCATACTGTACTACACTGTTTCCACATATCTCATTCCCTAGTTCTGACCACCTCTAGCAGCTGCATGCAGGCAGAAGGCGCTATTCTAGAGATACCTGTGGGTGATGGATGTAGATATGCCGTAAATGCTTGAGATTGGAATGTCCCTTTAAATGGTGCACATTAGGAAGATGGAACATTAGATCTGGCAGGTCTGGAAAACAATACTAGGGGCCCTTAGTGTGCAGACTAAAGGTTACATTAGGGCTTCTGTTGCAGATTCCAGATAAAAAGCAGGACAGAATACAGCTGATGCAGCAATATATTGTCCAGTTGAATGATGGAGAGCCGGAATGTAAACCCAAAGGCGCCCATTATAGTCAGCAGGGCCTGTTGGGCACCGCTGGCGTCCAGCGTATGCTGGATCTGgcgctgcagttttttttatatatacagtacagaccaaaagtttggacataccttctcattcaaagagtttactatgaattaacacatgtggaattatatacacttctcaaaaaaataaaaggaacacaaaaataacacatcctagatctgaattaattaaatattcttcagaaatactttgttctttacatagttgaatgtgctgacaacaaaatcacacaaaaataaaaaaatggaaatcaaaattttcaacccatggaggtctggatttggagtcacactcaaaattaaagtggaaaaacacactacaggctgatccaactttgatgtaatgtccttaagacaagtcaaaatgaggctcagtagtgtgtgtggcctccacgtgcctgtatgacctccctacaaagcctgtgcatgctcctgatgaggtggcggacggtctcctgagggatctcctcccagagctggactaaagcatctgccaactcctggacagtctgtggtgcaacgtgacgttggtggatagagcgagacatgatgtcccagatgtgctcaattggattcaggtctggggaacgggcgggccagtccatagcatcaatgccttcgtcttgcaggaactgctgacacactccagccacatgatgtctagtattgtcttgcattaggacaaACccaggccaactgcaccagcatatggtctgaggatctcatctcggtacctaatggcagtcaggctacctctggcgagcacatggagggctgtgcggccctccaaagaaatgccaccccacaccattactgacccaatgccaaaccggtcatgctggaggatgttgcaggcagcagaacgttctccacggcgtctctagactctgtcacatgtgctcagtgtgaacctgctttcatctgtgaagagcacagggcgccagtggcgaatttgccaatcttggtgatctctggcaaatgccaaacatcctgcacggtgttgggctgtaagctcaacccccacctgtggacgtcgggccctcatatcaccctcatggagtctgtttctgaccgtttgagcagacacatgcacatttgtggcctgctggaggtcattttgcagggctctggcagtgctcctcctgttcctccttgcacaaaggcggaggtagcggtcctgctgctgggttgttgccctcctacggcctcctccacgtctcttgatgtactggcctgtctcctggtagcgcctccatgctctggacactacgctgacagacacagcaaaccttcttgccacagctcgctttgatgggccatcctggataagctgcactacctgagccacttgtgtgggttgtagactccgtctcatgctaccactagagtgaaagcaccgccagcattcaaaagtgaccaaaacatcagccaggaagcataggaactgagaagtggtctgttgtcaccacttgcagaaccactcctttattgggggtgtcttgctaattgcctataatttccacctgttgtctatcccatttgcacaatagcatgttaaattgattgtcactcagtgttgcttcctaagtggacagtttgatttcacagaagtgtgattgacttggagttacattgtgttgtttaagtgttccctttatttttttgagcagtgtacataacaaacaagtgtgaaacaactgaaaatatgtcatattctaggttcttcaaagtagccaccttttgctttgattactgctttgcacactcttggcattctcttgatgagcttcaagaggtagtcccctgaaatggtcttccaacagtcttgaaggagttcccagagatgcttagcacttattggcccttttgccttcattctgcggtccagctcaccccaaaccatctcaattgggttcaggtccggtgactgtggagaccaggtcatctggtgcagcaccccatcactctccttcatggtcaaatagcccttactttcaaagttttcccaatttttcggctgactgactgaccttcatttcttaaagtaatgatggccactcgtttttctttactaggctgcttttttcttgccataatacagattctaagagtctattcagtaggactatcagctgtgtatccacctgacttctcctcaacgccactgatggtcccaaccccatttataaggcaagaaatcccacttattaaacctgacagggcacacctgtgaagtgaaaaccatttcaggtgactacctcttgaagctcatcaagagaatgccaagagttggcaaagcagtaatcaaagcaaaaggtggctactttgaagaacctagaatatgacatattttcagttgtttcacacttgtttgttatgtatataattccacatgtgttaattcatagttttgatgccttcagtgtgaatctacaattttcattagtcatgaaaataaagaaaactctttgaatgagaaggtgtgtccaaacttttggtctgtactgtgtatgtgtgtgtgtgtatatatatatatgtatatatatatatatatatatatatatatatatatatatatatattataattttttctgtttctgtgcctcttaaccccttcaggacacagccttatgtcaccttaaggaccaggccgttatttgcaaatctgaccagtgtcactaagtggtgataactttaaaacgctttgacttatccaggccattctgagattgttttttcgtcacatattgtacttcatgacactggtaaaatggagtaaaaaaaattcacttttatttataaaaaaaaatgccacatttggaaaaatttccaatttccaagtttcaatttctctacttctataatacatagtaatacctacaaaaatagttattactttgcatttcctatatgtctacttcatgttaggatcattttgggaatgacattttatttttgggggacgttacaaggcttagaagtaaatATTGAAATTTCtcggaaattttcaaaaaccaactttttaaggaccagttcaggtctgaagtcactttgtgaggcttacaaacagccaaacaaaactcaatatttatggccctgattctgtagtttacagaaacaccccatatgtggtagtaaactgctgtacgggcacacggcacggtgcagaaggaaaggaatgccatacggtttttggaaggcagattttgctggactgtttttttttttttgacaccatgtcccatttgaagcccccctgatgcacccctagagtagaaactccaaaaaagtgatctcattttagaaactacgggatagggtggaagttttgttggtactagtttagggtacatatgatttttagttgctctatattacactttttgtgaggcaaggtaacaagaaatagctgttttggcaccgtttttttttttttttgttatttacaacattcatctgacaggttagatcatgtggtatttttatagagcaggttctcacggacacggtgatacctaatatgtatacaattttttttatttatgtaagttttacacaatgatttcatttttgaaacccaaaaaatcatgttttagtgtctccatagtctgaaagccatagttttttcagtttttgggcgattatcttaggtagggtctcattttttgcaggatgagatgacggtttgattggcactattttggggtgcatatgactttttgatcacttgctattacactttttgtgatgtaagatgacaaaaaaaaatttttttgacaccgtttttttattttatttattttttaacggttttcatctgaggggttaggtcatgtgatatttttatagagccggtcgatacggacacggtgatatttaatatgtatactttttttaatttacttaagttttacacaataacagcttttttaaaacaaaaaaaatgtttgtgtctctatattctgaacaatagtttttttttgggcgattgacttaggtagggtctcatttttgcgggatgagctgactgttagattggtactattttggtgggcatacttactgttgtactttttgtgatgtaaggtgacaaaaaaattgtttatttagcacagtttttattttttacggtgttcagcggcgatacctaatatgtctattttccccccctattttttaactttatttgggggaaattaagtttttgtttatttttaattgaaactttaaatttttttcttattcattcaaattgaacaggaagcgggagctggctgcagaatcacatagccggctcccgacctctatgagcggtagctgcgatccgcggtagttaactcctcaggtgccgcggatcgcagctaccgctcatagaggtcgggagctggctgtgattctgcagccagctccctcctcctgtatatgaatgattgagagacttatcttcattggtggcgc from Bufo bufo chromosome 7, aBufBuf1.1, whole genome shotgun sequence encodes:
- the POLR3K gene encoding DNA-directed RNA polymerase III subunit RPC10: MLLFCPTCGNVLIVEEGQKCYRFACNTCPYVHNINRKVTSRKYTKLKEVDDVLGGSAAWENVDSTAEPCPKCGHPRAYFMQIQTRSADEPMTTFYKCCNAQCGHRWRD